The Constrictibacter sp. MBR-5 genomic interval AAATGGGCTTTTTTCGACCCCTCGGACCGCGCGACATACGGGCAGGAATTCGGTACCGTGACGCCGCTGTACCAGCCGGGACGCATGTTCCTTCTCACCGCCGGGGTCGCCTTCTGACGACGCCGGGCCGCGGAGACCGAAATGCGCGCCCTGTCCACGCTGCTGCACCGCTGGGTCGGCCTGTTCATCGCGGCCTTCCTGTTCGTGGCGGCCGTGACCGGCACGATCATCGCATGGGACGGCGAGCTCGACCGCCTGCTGAACCCGCATCTGTTCCGGGCGTCGGGCACCGGCCCGGCGATCCCGCCGGAGGAGTTGGCGCGCCGGGTCGAGGCGGCACACAAGCAGGTGCGGGTGACCTACCTGCCGATGCACGTCCCGCCGGGGCAGGCGCAGCCGGTCTTCGTGACCCCGAAGGTCGACCCGGCGACCGGCCGGCGGTACGAGCTCGGCTGGAACCAGCTGTTCCTCGATCCGGCGACCGGCGAGGAGATCGGACGGCGCGAGTGGGGGCGCATCTGGCCGGTGACGCGCGAGACGGTGGTCCCGTTCCTCTACAAGCTGCACTACAGCCTGCACATCCCGGAGATGGGGGGCATCGACCATTGGGGCGACTGGCTGATGGGCGGCATCGCCATCCTCTGGGCGCTCGACTGTTTCGTGGGCTTCTACCTGACGCTGCCGCCGAAGCCGCGGCAGAGTCGCGGCCGGAGCCTCGGCGTCCGGTGGCGGCGCTGGGCGCCCGCCTGGAAGATCAAGGCCGGCGCCAGCGCCTATCGCCTCAACTTCGACATCCACCGCGCCTTCAGCCTGTGGACGTGGGGGCTGCTGTTCATCCTGGCCTTCACCTCGTTCACGCTGAACCTGCATCGGGAGATCTTCTATCCGCTGCTGACCAGCTTCGCGGAGACGACGCCGTCGGCCTATGACAGCCGGACGCCGCGGAAGGGCGGCGACGGCGCGCTCGACATGGCGGCGGTCGCCGCACTCGCCCGCGCCGAGGGCCAGCGGCGCGGCTGGGAGGCGCCGCTGGGCGCCATCTCCTATTCGACCGCCTACGGCCTCTACAATCCGCGCTTCTACGAAGCCGGCGGCGACCACGGACCGGGGCTGGGGCCGCCGCGCCTGTATATCGACGACATGACGGGCGCGGTCGTCGGCGACTATGTGCCGGGCACCGGGACGGCCGCCGACACCTTCGTGCAGCTGCAGTTCCCGCTGCACTCGGGGCGGATCCTGGGGGTGCCCGGACGCATCATCGTATCGGTGATGGGGATCGTGATCGCGGCGCTGTCGGTCACCGGCGCCGTGATCTGGTACCGCAAGCGCAGCGCCCGCGGCACCGCGGCCCGGCGGCGGTCGAAGTGGGCGGCCCACCGGACGGGATCGGGCAGCGCGCTCGCTTCGGGTCGATCACCCGCCGAATGAGGGCCGGCGACGGACGGCGGCGGGACCGACGCTCAGTCGAGCAGGCCGAGGCCGTCCAGAGCCACCGCGATGGCTTCGAGGAGTTGCGGGCCCGAGAACGGCTTGGCCAGCCACCCGGCCGGCGTCGCCGCCTGGGCGCGTTCGAGCGTGCCGGGATCGGTGTGGGCCGAACAGAACAGGCAACGGATGCCGTGGCGTCGGTTGATCTCGATCGCCGCCTCGACACCGTCGCTGCCGCCGCGCAGCCTGATGTCCATGAGGATGAGGTCCGGCTGCCGCTGCCCCGCGAGCGACACGGCTTCCTCGGCGGAGGTCGCCACGCCGACGACGTCGTAGCCCTCCGTCTCGACGACGTGCTCCATCTCCATGGAGACGAACCAGTCGTCCTCGACGATCAGGATCCGGATC includes:
- a CDS encoding PepSY-associated TM helix domain-containing protein, giving the protein MRALSTLLHRWVGLFIAAFLFVAAVTGTIIAWDGELDRLLNPHLFRASGTGPAIPPEELARRVEAAHKQVRVTYLPMHVPPGQAQPVFVTPKVDPATGRRYELGWNQLFLDPATGEEIGRREWGRIWPVTRETVVPFLYKLHYSLHIPEMGGIDHWGDWLMGGIAILWALDCFVGFYLTLPPKPRQSRGRSLGVRWRRWAPAWKIKAGASAYRLNFDIHRAFSLWTWGLLFILAFTSFTLNLHREIFYPLLTSFAETTPSAYDSRTPRKGGDGALDMAAVAALARAEGQRRGWEAPLGAISYSTAYGLYNPRFYEAGGDHGPGLGPPRLYIDDMTGAVVGDYVPGTGTAADTFVQLQFPLHSGRILGVPGRIIVSVMGIVIAALSVTGAVIWYRKRSARGTAARRRSKWAAHRTGSGSALASGRSPAE
- a CDS encoding response regulator; translation: MTMPTLIPHSGANGSMNGAVVSAEDGSGQDAALESIRILIVEDDWFVSMEMEHVVETEGYDVVGVATSAEEAVSLAGQRQPDLILMDIRLRGGSDGVEAAIEINRRHGIRCLFCSAHTDPGTLERAQAATPAGWLAKPFSGPQLLEAIAVALDGLGLLD